DNA from Acetomicrobium sp. S15 = DSM 107314:
AGATCGCACGCGTCATTTCGCTCCCAGTTTTGGTTGACCCTGATAGCGCCAAGGCTACCTTCAAAAATGGTGTCTTGACAGTTAGAATGCCCGAGAAGACAGAGGTTGAAGAGGGAGGCAAAAAGGTCAAGATAGAGTAGCAAAGCGTAAGGCGTGAGATGTGAGACGTAATATGTGAAATGCAAGACTTAAAAAAACGCAAGATGTAAGTGGGGTGGGAATTATTCCCACCCCACTTAGCTTGAGTTGCTAATCGCTTACCGCTCTTTTTTGTAAACCTTAATTAAGGTCGCGGCCAGACTGCTCTGAACGTCTCTTTGAAGTTGTCGTAAGACTCAAGCACCTTGGCGAGGAAGGGATCCTTCTTGGACTCCTCGGCGTAGTAAGCATCGGCTTCCTTCAAAAATGCTTCTTCAATGGCTTTGGGGAGTGGGAGGATTTCCACGCCGGCGTTACGGAAGTTATCCAGCGCCTTCAGGTCTGCCTGAATGGCCTTGGCGTAATATGTGAATGCCTCTTCTCTCCACGCCGCTTCGATAACGTTCTTTAAGTCGTCAGGAAGCTCCTCCCATTTCTTTTTGTTGAAGAAGAAGGGGTTCCACTCGTAAGGGTGGCGCACAGGAGAAAGATATATGTATTTGCCGGCTTCTTGCAAGCCCATCGTCCAGTTGACTGCGGGGCTTGCGACTTCGTAGGCGTCGATTACGCCGCGGTGCATGGCCTCAAAGACCTCGCCCACCGGCATGAGCGAGCACGCAGCGCCCATCCTGTCCATGATGGCAGCGCCATCGCCGGCTGAGCGAATTCTTAAGCCCTTAAAATCCTCGGGCTTTTCAAGGGGCTTGTTTGTCGTAAGGAAGATCTCTGGCGGGGCCATTTGACCTGCGCCATTTATAAATTTCACGTTATAGTCCTTCGTCATCTCATCGACAAAACCTTGGCCGCCGCCCTCAAACATCCAGGCCATGGTTTCCATAGGAGACATTCCGCCCGGCTTAGCGGTTAAAATTCCAGCAGCACGCCATCTATCTTTGTAGTACATGTAGCAAGTGTCCGCAAAGTCTAAAACCCCTCTGTGCACGCCATCGAGCTCTTTTGTAGCAGGGTAGATTGCACCCTCAGGGTTAACTTTCATTACCAATCTTCCGCCGCTTGCCGCCTCAGCTCTTTTGCAAGCTCTCAACAATGACTCGTAGAACACGTTTCCCGCCGGCATCCTCGACTGCCCCGTGAGCGTAATCGCCTTTTGCTGTGCTGCAGCCTCACTGGCAATTAACGCCACAAACATCAAACACACAACTAATGCTAAAAACCATGACTTTCTCTTCACCTTCGCCTACCTCCTTTTGTTGAGCTTCTCAAGCTATTAAAATTGCGTCCTACTTTATCGTGTCAATAGCACCCCCCTCCTTTATTATTGTCATGCTTAAAACCTTAACCGCCGGCCATCCTGCTTGGCAACCACAGAATTATCTGCGGGAAGATTGCGCATAGCACCAAGCTGACCATTATCAGTATGACAAACGGTATTACACCACGGATTACGTCAGTAGTTTGTATTCCCAACTCAGGTGGGGCTGAGCCCTTCACGAAGAATATGGCGTAGGCGAATGGCGGTGTGAGGAATGACATCTGCAGGTTGACGCATATCATCATGGCGAACCATATAGGGTCAAATCCGAGTTTTGCGGCTATCGGGGTCACTATGGGGACCAAAAGCAGGACAATCCCTATCCAGTCTATAAACATCCCCAAGAAGAAGGCTACCACCATTATGATGAGGAATGCTCCCCATCTTCCGCCCGGGGCTCCCAGAATGATGTTTCCCACCACATCGCCGCAACCGGCCCTCAAAAAGACCCCTACGAAAGCGGTGGCCATGGCTATTATGAGGTAAACCATGCCGCTCAAACGTATGGTGTCTACGGCTACTCCTTTTAGTATATCCCAGCTGAACTTGTGGTAAATAATTGCCAAGACAGTAGCGGCAAAAGCGCCTACGGCGGCAGCTTCCGTGGGGGCAGCTATGCCGAAGAAGATGCTTCCCAAGACAGCCAAGATCAATATCAGTGGAGGAAGTAGCGAAACGAAAAGCATGGAGAACTTCCTTGAAAGCGGTATGCCCTTGACCTCTTCTTCAGGCACCGGAGGGCCAGCCTTCTTGTTGATAAGACAATATATTATGATGTATACACAATATAGAGCAGAGAGCAAAAACCCCGGTGTGAAAGCTCCAAAGAAGAGCTTTCCTACGGAAACACCCGCGGCAGGGCCGTACACGACGAGCATTATGCTCGGTGGAATTAAAATGCCGAGCGTTCCACCCGCGCAAACCGCACCGGTAGCCAAGGCTTTGTCGTAGCCTCGAGTAACCATTGGGGCGAGGGCAAGAAGGGCCAACGTGGTGACAGAAGCGGCTATGACGCCCACGCAGGCTGCGAGGATCGTGCCGATTAATATCGTAGCTACGGCGAGGCCCCCTCGTAATTTGCCGAGCCAGACGTAGAGGGCGTCAAAAAGCCCCTCTGTGATCCCTGAACGTTCCAACATATTGCCCATGAAGGCAAAAAGTGGCACGGCCAACATCGTGTAGTTTGTGAGCTGGGCAAATATGCGACCGTAGTATAGTTCCAATGTGCTCGGAACGCCGAAGACCAACGAGCCGATGAAAAGCCCCATCGTGCCGATCCCTAAGGCGAAGGGAAAGCCTGTAAGGACTGCTACAAATACGCCGCCCAACATGAGGGCTGTGGTGATTTCAGGCGTAAGCGTCATAGCGGTTCACCCTTTACTGCAAAGTAGAGGTCGCGAATGAAGGTAGCTACTCCTTGGAGGAAAAAGAACAAAAACCCCAGGAAAACTATCGTTCTGAGCGGGTATAGCGGAGGGTAGACATAAGTGGCGGAGGACTTTTCGTTTATAGAGAAGGAAAATAGCATCCACGAATATGAAGCTTTGAGGAGCAAGCCGATCAGCGGAAAGAACAAGAAGATCGCGCATATGGCATCAAGCTTGGCTTTCCCCCTGGGAGAAAGGCGACTGTAAAATACGTCCACTCGCGTGTGCGCCTGGTGAAGCAAGATATAGCCCCAGGAGAGGGCATACATGGCCGCTCCTGTCATTATTATGAGTTCGTATTCCCACACCGTGGATTGATGAAGGGCGTATCTTCTTACAACGCCGGTAACGCCGATTAACATCAAGGCTACGGAAAGCCACCTTGTTTGCACTCCTACCCACTCGTTGATGGAATCGATGACCTTGAGCACTTTCTTCACGGCATATCACTTTCCTTTCGCGCACTTTGAGTTGTTTCGATGACCGTCCATCTCGGTAGCGCTATATGATTAACCCTCCCCTATGCTTTATTTCACCTCCTCGCTCGTCCTGAATCGCAACTGTGTTATCCCTTCATGGGCGTGATAGGAACTGCGCACGAAGGGTCCCGATGCCACAAAGGAAAAGCCCTTCTCCAAAGCAATCCTTTTATATCGTTCAAACTGCTCCGGAGTTACGTATTCCGCTATAGGCAGATGGGCAGGCGAAGGCTGCAGGTATTGGCCTATGGTGAGCATGTCGCACCCCGCGTCTACCAAGTCACCCATCACGGAGATCACCTCTTCAGTCTCTTCTCCGAGGCCTACCATCAACCCAGATTTTGTGATTATGGAACTGTCGATTTCCTTCACGCGGCGCAAGAGTTCGATAGATCGCTCGTATTTTGCCTGAGGGCGGACGAGCGGATAAAGGGAAGGGACCGTCTCGACATTATGGTTTAGGACGTCGGGACGCTCGTTTACTATGATTTCGAGGGCTTCCCAATTGCCCTGTAGATCTGGTATGAGAAGCTCTACTGTGGAATTAGGACAAGCCTTTCTTAGGCACCTTACTAATGAGGCAAAATGACCTGCACCACCATCTGGAAGATCATCTCTCGTGACGGAAGTGATCACTATATGTTTTAGGGCAAGCTTTTGCGCGGCTTCGGCCACGTGTTCGGGTTCGTTCGGATCTAAGGAAAGGGGTTCGCCCTTTTTGACGGCGCAAAAACGGCAGTTCCTGGTGCACGTATCGCCTAATATCATAAATGTGGCCGTCCTTGAGGCAAAACACTCTCCCGCATTGGGACAATTGGCTCCCTCGCATACGGTGTGTAAACTTAGGCCTCTGAGGAGAACCTCCATCTCCTCGATAGATCTTTTATTTGGAATGCGCTTCTTCAGCCACTCCGGTTTTGGCAAGGATATCATCACTCTCCAGCCATCCTCTCGAGACCTCTCGGAAATTGGCCTCGAAGACTTTGGCAAATTTCTCCTTCACTATGCCCATAACTTCGCCGAAGTCTACGGATCCTGCCAAATCTTCGAGGGACACGATGCCGAACTCCGTAATGCCGCAAGGGTTTATGAGGGCAAAGTGCTCTTTGTTTACGTTTATGTTGAAGGCGAAACCGTGCATAGTTATCCATCTTTTGACGGCTATACCCATGGCTGCGATCTTTTTATCGCCCACCCAGACGCCCCTGTATTTGGGTTTTCTTCCAGCCCTGATGCCGTATTCCCTTAAGGTCTGGATTACGACTTCCTCCAGGGATGTGACGAACCATGGCAGATCCATCTTCCATTTCTTTAGGCTGAATATGGGGTAGGCCACGATTTGCCCAGGCCCGTGATATGTGATATTTCCGCCCCTTGTGGTGTCATATACGTCTATGCCGAGCTGCCTCAAGGTTTCTTGGTTGGCCAGGAGGTTATCCCTTCCGCCAGACTTGCCTATGGTAAAGACGGGGCTATGTTGCAGCAATATGAGTATGCCATCGACTGTGCCCCTTCTTACCCTCTCGAAGGCGGCCTCTTGTAGAGCTAACCCGTCGGCATAGCTCGTCAAGCCCTCCAGCTCCACAAGAAAACAGCGTCGTTCTTCCATCGCAGATCACCTGAATTTGGTCGCCCTTTAGTACCGCGTCATTTCTTTCTTACCTGTTCCGTAATCTGTAATGCGTAGCATATAGCGAAGACAAGGGGTTGTCAATGGTCCGAAGCAGCGTATTTCATGTGCGCAAGATTATACACAAAATAACGGGCAGCTATGTTGGCATTTGAGTTCATATGTGCTATTATCTGCTAATAGCAGATAGGAGCTGATCATGATGGAAAGAGAAGAGCGACTGCACCGCATCGAAATGATGCTTAAAAGTGCCCAGGAGCCGATGAGCGGTGCTGCGTTGGCTGAGGAGCTCAGCGTGAGCAGGCAGGCTATAGTTCAGGACATGGCCATTCTGCGCAACAGGGGGCTTTCGATAAGATCCACCCCGAGGGGGTATTTGTTCGAGAGGGAGAGGGCCTCTAAGGTGAGACGAATCTTGGCAGTCCGCCACAGAAGGGAAGAAGTTTACGACGAATTGGTCACCATCGTCAATCTTGGAGGCCGTGTTTTGGACGTAATTGTCGATCATCCTATTTACGGAGAGATAAGGGGCAATATAGAGGTCTCCACCAAAGAGGAAGTGGCCAGGTTCGTCAACATATTGGAGAGCTCTGACACGGAGCCGTTACTGCAGCTTTCTAAGGGCTTTCACCTCCACACCGTCGAGGCTGACGACGAGGAGACCCTTTCTGCCATAGAGAAAGCGCTTCAAGAAAAAGGCTATCTCTCATGGAGCACCGTATGAGACGAAGAGGAGGTTGTGCCGTGGTCATCTCGAAAGGGGAGTTGTGGTGGCTTTTCTTCAGTGCAGTTGCGATCGTCTTGGATGTAGTCGTCCCATTCGTTTTTTTGAGGGAAGACGGCACTTTGGGTGGGGCATTTTTCTTTTGGTCTTTTCTTACCGTTGTGGTCATAGCTGGTGGATGGATATACACGAATCCTTGGCTCGATAGCGTCAAAAGAGAGAGAGGGTCACGATCTTGAGCGCTCTCATGCTTTCGACGGGTATTGCAGTATGGTTCGCGGCAGGTGCTGCACTTTCGCACTTGGCGAGGAGGAGAATGGGCTATGGAATAGAAGAATATTTCCTCGCCAACAGGCGTCTGGGCGGCTTCATATCGGCCATGACCTACAGCGCCACCACCTACAGCGCTTTCATGATGGTGGGGCTTGTCGGACTTACCTATGCCAGCGGCGTAGGGAGCCTCGGATTTGAGCTGACTTACCTCATGGGCACCGTAATCCTGCTCGTGCTCTTTGCGCCGCGCTATTGGGTGGCAGGAAGATTGTTTGGTTGTGTAACGCCGGCTGAGTTGCTGAGGGTGCGCTATCAGAACAAATGGGTAGGGGGCGTAACTGCTCTGCTTTGCCTCGCCATGCTCATTCCCTACGCTTCAGTGCAGCTCATGGGAGTTGGTTACCTCATGGAGACGCTTTCCGGTGGGACGATTTCGTATATGACAGGCACCGTTATCGCAGCTTCCATCACTGTCGTTTATTCCTGGTGGGCGGGTCTGAGGTCGGTGGCGTGGACTGATGCGCTTCAAGCGTGCATAATGTTCATAGCCAGTTGCATACTACTCCTTTTCGTATGGCTGCGCTTTTTCCCAGGAAGCGCTTTTGTCTTTGAGAACGTTAGACCCGAGATGTTACGGGTCAGCTGGTCCTTCCCGATGTTTTTGGGCCTGACGTTGCCCTGGGCTTTTTTCGCTCTCACAAACCCCCAGGTTGCGCAGCGCATGTATGTGCCCAAAAACGTCCAAAGCCTGAGACGCATGATCTTAGGCTTTGCTGTTTTTGGCTTCGTTTACACCGTCATATGCGTCATCCTGGGTTTGGCGGCGGCGGTTGTGGTGCCCGGCTTGAAAGTGGCGGATAACGCCATGCCAGAGCTCTTGAGGAGAGTGCCACCTTTGCTCGCACTCGTGGTTTTTTTGAGCATCACCGCGGCCGCAGTGTCTACACTGAACTCCATAATTCTAACGCTGAGCTCTATGTTCGGCAGGGACATCATAAAGGCCTTTGAGCCGACCATGAGCGAAAGCCGGGAGCTTTTTTGGGGGAAGTTATTCATCCCCATTCTCACGATTGCGTGCCTCATGTTTGCCCAGCTAAAGTTGGGTTTGATAGCGGTGATGTCGGCTATGGCGTCTGGAGGGCTTTTGCTTCAGCTTCCGGCGATAGTGGGCTGCTTCTTCTGGAAGAGGGCCACGGCGGCAGGGGCTATCTGGAGCATGGCGGTAGGCGGAGTCTTGGTGGGCAGCATGTATGTCCTAAACCTTAAGCCGTTGGGTCACTGGCCTGCGATATGGGGACTTTTGATCTGCACCGCCATATTTATTTCGGTGAGCTTGGCCACATCTCCTCCGAAGGATACTGCGTCATTTATGGAAAAAGTGAGCGAGGGTCTTAAGGCGCACTTTTGGGGGTAGGCGCTATAATAATTGCAAAAAAGGGGGAGTTTTTGTGTATAAGCCACTTTTGGGCATAACGATCGGCGATCCTTCCGGGGCTGGCCCCGAGATATCCGTAAAGGCGTTGATGCACGGCGAAATAAAGGAGATGTGCCGTCCGATCCTCATAGGAGATGAGGCTGTCATACGTCGAGTGATGCCCATCGTCCGTTGCAGCGAAAAGCTCACCGCCATCTCGACGCCTGCCGATTATTCTCCCGACTCTGTAAACCTCATCTCCCTCGGCGTAATAAGCGAGCCTGGCGAATACGAGTTCGCCAAGGTCCAGGCGAAATGCGGCAAGGCCGCCTTTGAATATATAAAGAAGGGCATAGAGCTCGCCATGGCCGGTCATATCGACGCCGTGGTGACAGGGCCCATACACAAAGAGGCGCTGAGCCAGGCCGGGCTTCCTTATCCCGGGCACACGGAGATCTTCGCCGACCTAACCGGCACCTCGGATTATGCGATGATGCTCGTCGGTGGCCCGTTGCGCGTGATACATGTGACTACCCACGTGTCGCTCCGCGAGGCCTGTGACCGCGTGAAAAGGGAGAGAGTGCTCAGGGTTATCAGGTTGGCTCACGAGGCGGTTAAGGGATTGGGCATAGAGCGCCCCAAGATTGCCGTGGCGGGGTTGAATCCTCACAGCGGCGAACATGGCCTCTTCGGCGACGAGGATATGAAAGAGATAGCGCCTGCTATCCAGCAGGCCAAGGAGGAGGGCTTGGACGTTGCAGGGCCCGTCCCCCCAGACACTGTGTTCTATCATTGCAAGGAAGGGCGATACGACATCGTCGTAGCCATGTATCACGACCAAGGACACATCCCCCTCAAGCTCTTGGATTTCATGGGAGGCGTAAACATCACCGTAGGCCTTCCCATAATTCGCACCTCCGTGGACCACGGCACCGTTTACGGCAAGGCTGGGAAGGGCACGGCAGACGAGTCGAGCATGGTGAAGGCCATAGAGATGGCAGTAAGGTTTGCGGTTTCTAAAAGAGGTGCTGTATAAGCTTAAGTAGGCACAAGATTAAGCAGTTCGGCTACTTTTTTTGAGGATTCATCTTATCTTGCTTGTCTTATGTTATAATTTTGTCACAAATCGTGGGATTTTCCTTCGGGCGTGCTCATGCAGCACGCCTTGGTTTTAGTCGAAGTGTTCGGTATTTCCTGCTTTGATTCCCAAAGAGCTTTAAGGAGGCTGTTGCTGATGAGGGAAGGCGAGATGCTTTTCATACTCTGCACCGAAGTGATAATTATGATGATGGGCATCGGCATTGTAGGGCCTATTCTCCCTCATTACGCGCGCCTCTTCGGCGTGAGCATAACGATGATCGGCCTCCTGATCACGGTCTTCGGGGTGGCGCGCATCGTAATGGATATCCCGGCCGGCAGGATGACGGAGCATTTGGGTCGGCGACCTATCCTCATAAGCGGCCCCATCGTCTTGGGAATGGGGTCGTTGGCCTGCGGCTTGGCCGGGAGCTATTGGCAATTGCTGATTTTCCGCTTCGTCCAAGGAATAGGTTCGGCTATGTATACAACCGCCGCTATGGTGATGTTGGCCGACATCAGCACTCAGGAAAGTCGAGGGCGGATGATGAGTTTTTACCAGGGTTCGATCCTGCTTGGTGCAGGACTTGGGCCGACCCTCGGAGGGTTTGTCGCTGAGCTGTGGGGGATAAGGGCGCCGTTTTTCGTCTTCGCCGTTATGGCTGTAGTGGCAGCGTTGTGGGCATATGCGCGTCTGCCGGAGACCCGACCGACCTTAGCGTCAAAGGCGATCAATGGCGGCGAAGGCGCTCTCCAAAAGCGCCCTCGCCTGGGGCCACTTCTTCGCGACCGAGACTTCCTTCTCGTTTCCTTCGTCACGTTCGGAATATTCTTTACCCGCACCGGCACCCACAACCAACTCATACCCCTTTTAGGAGCCGATCGCCTTGGCCTCAGCATTTCTAAGATAGGCGTAGCTCTGACGCTCATCGCAGTGACCCAAATAGGAGCGCTGCTCTTGGCGGGTGCGATGGCGGGCCGTTTAGAGAGAAAGAAGCTCATAACGCCCGGATGTCTGCTCTTGGGGCTTGGGTTGGCCGTAGCGGCCAAGAGTTTCGGTTACTCCCTTTTCATCGTCAGCTGCATCGTCATGGGCTTTGGCATAGGGCTTGCCGGTCCGATCCTTTCGGCCTACGTTGCGGATATCCTTCCGAAAGAAGAATATGGGATAGGTATGGGTTTATATAGGGCAGTTAGCGATATCGGCTTCGTAACTGGGCCGGTCCTCTTGGGTCGGTTGGCCGATTTAAGGGGATTTACGTTTCCCATCTTCTTCAACGCCGTTTTAATCTCCCTGGCTGCTCTGATCTTTTTCTTCTGGGCGAAGGAACCGACGCTGCGCCGTCGGGACGAGCGTTGCGACGAAGAGCAAGAGGCGTTAGTTCAAGTGAGTGAAACATCGCATGAGCGTTATTGACATGGAGATGGCAGCCGCATAGAATAGCCTTACGAGGTGGGGTGGCCGAGCAGGCTTAAGGCACTCGCCTGCTAAGCGAGTAGAGTGGCAGAAACCGCTCTCGAGGGTTCGAATCCCTCCCCCACCGCCAAACATCTCGCGCGCCGGTAGCTCAATTGGATAGAGCAACGGACTACGGATCCGTAGGTTGGGGGTTCGAATCCTCTCCGGCGCGCCAGTTTTAGTTCCCGACCTGATTCTTGCTATGTCGGGAATTTTTATTGCTATTTTTAGAGCGGGAGCGACGGCCCATCTTTTAGAGCATCTTT
Protein-coding regions in this window:
- a CDS encoding TRAP transporter substrate-binding protein DctP, yielding MKRKSWFLALVVCLMFVALIASEAAAQQKAITLTGQSRMPAGNVFYESLLRACKRAEAASGGRLVMKVNPEGAIYPATKELDGVHRGVLDFADTCYMYYKDRWRAAGILTAKPGGMSPMETMAWMFEGGGQGFVDEMTKDYNVKFINGAGQMAPPEIFLTTNKPLEKPEDFKGLRIRSAGDGAAIMDRMGAACSLMPVGEVFEAMHRGVIDAYEVASPAVNWTMGLQEAGKYIYLSPVRHPYEWNPFFFNKKKWEELPDDLKNVIEAAWREEAFTYYAKAIQADLKALDNFRNAGVEILPLPKAIEEAFLKEADAYYAEESKKDPFLAKVLESYDNFKETFRAVWPRP
- a CDS encoding TRAP transporter small permease subunit encodes the protein MKKVLKVIDSINEWVGVQTRWLSVALMLIGVTGVVRRYALHQSTVWEYELIIMTGAAMYALSWGYILLHQAHTRVDVFYSRLSPRGKAKLDAICAIFLFFPLIGLLLKASYSWMLFSFSINEKSSATYVYPPLYPLRTIVFLGFLFFFLQGVATFIRDLYFAVKGEPL
- a CDS encoding sodium:solute symporter family protein encodes the protein MSALMLSTGIAVWFAAGAALSHLARRRMGYGIEEYFLANRRLGGFISAMTYSATTYSAFMMVGLVGLTYASGVGSLGFELTYLMGTVILLVLFAPRYWVAGRLFGCVTPAELLRVRYQNKWVGGVTALLCLAMLIPYASVQLMGVGYLMETLSGGTISYMTGTVIAASITVVYSWWAGLRSVAWTDALQACIMFIASCILLLFVWLRFFPGSAFVFENVRPEMLRVSWSFPMFLGLTLPWAFFALTNPQVAQRMYVPKNVQSLRRMILGFAVFGFVYTVICVILGLAAAVVVPGLKVADNAMPELLRRVPPLLALVVFLSITAAAVSTLNSIILTLSSMFGRDIIKAFEPTMSESRELFWGKLFIPILTIACLMFAQLKLGLIAVMSAMASGGLLLQLPAIVGCFFWKRATAAGAIWSMAVGGVLVGSMYVLNLKPLGHWPAIWGLLICTAIFISVSLATSPPKDTASFMEKVSEGLKAHFWG
- a CDS encoding TRAP transporter large permease → MTLTPEITTALMLGGVFVAVLTGFPFALGIGTMGLFIGSLVFGVPSTLELYYGRIFAQLTNYTMLAVPLFAFMGNMLERSGITEGLFDALYVWLGKLRGGLAVATILIGTILAACVGVIAASVTTLALLALAPMVTRGYDKALATGAVCAGGTLGILIPPSIMLVVYGPAAGVSVGKLFFGAFTPGFLLSALYCVYIIIYCLINKKAGPPVPEEEVKGIPLSRKFSMLFVSLLPPLILILAVLGSIFFGIAAPTEAAAVGAFAATVLAIIYHKFSWDILKGVAVDTIRLSGMVYLIIAMATAFVGVFLRAGCGDVVGNIILGAPGGRWGAFLIIMVVAFFLGMFIDWIGIVLLLVPIVTPIAAKLGFDPIWFAMMICVNLQMSFLTPPFAYAIFFVKGSAPPELGIQTTDVIRGVIPFVILIMVSLVLCAIFPQIILWLPSRMAGG
- a CDS encoding MFS transporter, with amino-acid sequence MREGEMLFILCTEVIIMMMGIGIVGPILPHYARLFGVSITMIGLLITVFGVARIVMDIPAGRMTEHLGRRPILISGPIVLGMGSLACGLAGSYWQLLIFRFVQGIGSAMYTTAAMVMLADISTQESRGRMMSFYQGSILLGAGLGPTLGGFVAELWGIRAPFFVFAVMAVVAALWAYARLPETRPTLASKAINGGEGALQKRPRLGPLLRDRDFLLVSFVTFGIFFTRTGTHNQLIPLLGADRLGLSISKIGVALTLIAVTQIGALLLAGAMAGRLERKKLITPGCLLLGLGLAVAAKSFGYSLFIVSCIVMGFGIGLAGPILSAYVADILPKEEYGIGMGLYRAVSDIGFVTGPVLLGRLADLRGFTFPIFFNAVLISLAALIFFFWAKEPTLRRRDERCDEEQEALVQVSETSHERY
- a CDS encoding transcription repressor NadR, with product MEREERLHRIEMMLKSAQEPMSGAALAEELSVSRQAIVQDMAILRNRGLSIRSTPRGYLFERERASKVRRILAVRHRREEVYDELVTIVNLGGRVLDVIVDHPIYGEIRGNIEVSTKEEVARFVNILESSDTEPLLQLSKGFHLHTVEADDEETLSAIEKALQEKGYLSWSTV
- the pdxA gene encoding 4-hydroxythreonine-4-phosphate dehydrogenase PdxA, with amino-acid sequence MYKPLLGITIGDPSGAGPEISVKALMHGEIKEMCRPILIGDEAVIRRVMPIVRCSEKLTAISTPADYSPDSVNLISLGVISEPGEYEFAKVQAKCGKAAFEYIKKGIELAMAGHIDAVVTGPIHKEALSQAGLPYPGHTEIFADLTGTSDYAMMLVGGPLRVIHVTTHVSLREACDRVKRERVLRVIRLAHEAVKGLGIERPKIAVAGLNPHSGEHGLFGDEDMKEIAPAIQQAKEEGLDVAGPVPPDTVFYHCKEGRYDIVVAMYHDQGHIPLKLLDFMGGVNITVGLPIIRTSVDHGTVYGKAGKGTADESSMVKAIEMAVRFAVSKRGAV
- the lipB gene encoding lipoyl(octanoyl) transferase LipB gives rise to the protein MEERRCFLVELEGLTSYADGLALQEAAFERVRRGTVDGILILLQHSPVFTIGKSGGRDNLLANQETLRQLGIDVYDTTRGGNITYHGPGQIVAYPIFSLKKWKMDLPWFVTSLEEVVIQTLREYGIRAGRKPKYRGVWVGDKKIAAMGIAVKRWITMHGFAFNINVNKEHFALINPCGITEFGIVSLEDLAGSVDFGEVMGIVKEKFAKVFEANFREVSRGWLESDDILAKTGVAEEAHSK
- the lipA gene encoding lipoyl synthase; this encodes MISLPKPEWLKKRIPNKRSIEEMEVLLRGLSLHTVCEGANCPNAGECFASRTATFMILGDTCTRNCRFCAVKKGEPLSLDPNEPEHVAEAAQKLALKHIVITSVTRDDLPDGGAGHFASLVRCLRKACPNSTVELLIPDLQGNWEALEIIVNERPDVLNHNVETVPSLYPLVRPQAKYERSIELLRRVKEIDSSIITKSGLMVGLGEETEEVISVMGDLVDAGCDMLTIGQYLQPSPAHLPIAEYVTPEQFERYKRIALEKGFSFVASGPFVRSSYHAHEGITQLRFRTSEEVK